Proteins encoded together in one Chitinophaga sp. LS1 window:
- a CDS encoding FecR family protein — MSDRFFEMVIKDLVGDITPQEGQELQHIMHEDTASAKQYDMFRTYWAQNQTDYIDGRRLFENVQTKINELEKEAGTPVMAPLMKPVQNTGRMRWVAAAASLALLITAGGFYYIYQRGSMMQKVTAKGQKSTFIMEDGTRVTLNADSKLEYSEDFATKNREVYLTGEAFFDVHADPQKPFIIHTSKMDIKVLGTAFNVKSYPDEASSEATLITGAIEVTVTDNPSEKIILKPSQKLVLTNFDSTRRKAVSIKDLVPNVPSVTSMTYLNDRKDSSVVMETSWLQNKLVFQDEDFGTLAKRMERYYNISIHFNRVGYRQLRFTGVLEGETIAEALNALHLTENFNYKIEDSTIVIY, encoded by the coding sequence ATGAGCGATCGTTTTTTTGAAATGGTTATAAAGGACCTGGTTGGTGACATCACACCTCAAGAAGGCCAGGAACTACAACATATCATGCATGAGGATACTGCTTCAGCAAAGCAGTATGACATGTTCCGTACCTACTGGGCTCAGAATCAAACTGATTATATAGACGGGCGCAGGCTTTTTGAAAATGTGCAGACGAAGATAAATGAGTTGGAAAAAGAAGCAGGTACGCCGGTCATGGCGCCGCTGATGAAGCCTGTACAAAATACAGGCCGTATGCGCTGGGTAGCAGCTGCAGCATCACTGGCACTCCTTATTACAGCTGGCGGCTTTTATTATATATATCAGCGCGGCTCCATGATGCAAAAAGTGACTGCCAAAGGGCAGAAATCCACTTTTATAATGGAAGATGGTACAAGAGTGACACTCAATGCGGACAGTAAACTTGAATATAGCGAAGACTTTGCGACTAAAAACAGGGAAGTATACCTGACAGGGGAGGCATTCTTTGACGTACATGCAGATCCACAAAAACCTTTTATCATCCATACTTCCAAAATGGATATCAAGGTACTGGGTACTGCTTTCAACGTAAAATCTTATCCAGACGAAGCTTCTTCTGAAGCTACGCTGATTACAGGGGCGATAGAGGTTACCGTGACTGACAATCCATCTGAGAAAATAATATTGAAACCTTCTCAGAAACTGGTGCTGACCAACTTTGACTCTACAAGGAGGAAAGCTGTCAGCATAAAAGATTTAGTACCAAATGTACCTAGCGTAACATCCATGACTTACCTGAATGACAGAAAAGATTCATCGGTAGTGATGGAAACCAGCTGGTTACAGAACAAATTGGTATTCCAGGACGAAGACTTTGGTACGCTGGCCAAGAGAATGGAACGCTATTACAATATCAGTATCCATTTCAACCGGGTTGGCTACAGACAGTTGCGGTTTACAGGTGTTTTAGAAGGGGAGACAATTGCAGAAGCATTGAATGCATTGCACCTGACAGAGAACTTCAACTATAAGATTGAAGATTCAACGATCGTAATATATTAA
- a CDS encoding SusC/RagA family TonB-linked outer membrane protein, with translation MSFYVRPKGVKIPYGLLRPLLILQLTLGFILFLNLHVVANVLSSKTITLNLRSVEFKEVLSIIEHQSDYRFMFSNRNIPNKSKVDISVKDAQISTVMDMILDKSGYTYQELANNLIVIVPMGERITTVKITGKVLDQTGEALIGASVKIKGTSDGVATDENGGFTLSVPDDAILVVSYVGFKTQEVPVNGKTALTITLQPADKMINEFVVTALGIKREEKALGYSVSTITSEQINASGNTNFASALYGKAAGVKITTAPGGATSAVNVQIRGVNSLNYSTQPLYVVDGVQIRNNNESGGVGGNSGGYWDDPRIRGNGILDINPTDIENLTVLKGASATALYGSDASSGVVVITTKKGQKGRGLGVDVNFNTTRETIANAPQYQNTYGPGYDRASNVSLGANEDGWVPYGTNGVVRPFFRAYGQFGPKMTGEMVPWWDGSMHPYSPQPNNYKQMFQKGYNSNLNVSLSNMNEKANYRFSYTRGDYKGIQIGTNQGKNTFNLNSTIKLHSKVSLDVVGGYVNTTVTNRARLMNRLFNSFDGFFGRSEDMAVVFDKYKTSKGYKWVPYNNTQLNPDEALVFNIRPELLNFLWYQLRNNEVENQDRLLSSITLNIDLAKGLKLRTRVGNDFTSINTEAKEYNEYPISFNTTSSTGKYSVTKNRYSIVYTDFLATYANDQNKVFGYSVSGGFQSRQESFTDQSSNTSGGLVTANWFSLNNSYNAQTTSEARSKLLKYAYLGIMNLSYKNFVFLEGTARQEYSSTLPIANNHYFYPSANSSFIFSEAFEMPKWLNYGKLRASYGMVGNAPPPYESNIVYTQKPIATTTGSVPVLTAQNAYGNANLKSEKKTEMEFGLETKMLQSRIGIDISVYNSKVKDLLMRLSTPVSNGALTRITNVGELNSKGLEIAFNATPLKRPKLSWNTRINFAFNNSKVVSLSEGVNQIVFKGGDANSVEIVAEKGQTIGNIYMYPYAKDEKGNKLVNSSGFYYVDKSKYEKAGNILPKVVGGWSNTFSYKALTLDITIDYRFGGEILSMPQKYGTNAGMFKSTMKYRDEANGGLPYYVNEQGVATRLASHNAVSPYGKVYHDGIILPGKKESDGSDNDMIVEAANYYLTVFDASANGYNGPAVIKNNYIKFREVSLSYALSRGTAQKLHMQNIRLSLIGRNLFYFYRTLKNIDPEAPVGQSWLNQGVDEGSTGATRSIGFSLNASF, from the coding sequence ATGAGTTTTTATGTACGCCCTAAGGGCGTCAAGATCCCTTACGGGCTTTTAAGGCCATTGCTGATTTTACAACTAACGTTAGGGTTCATCCTTTTCCTGAATCTGCATGTAGTTGCAAATGTTCTTTCCTCAAAAACGATTACACTGAACCTCCGCTCTGTTGAATTTAAGGAGGTACTTTCTATTATCGAACACCAGAGCGATTACCGCTTTATGTTCAGCAACAGAAATATCCCTAACAAAAGCAAAGTGGATATATCTGTGAAAGATGCACAAATCTCCACCGTGATGGATATGATCCTGGACAAATCAGGATATACCTATCAGGAGCTGGCTAACAACCTGATTGTGATTGTGCCTATGGGTGAGAGAATCACAACTGTGAAGATCACCGGTAAGGTACTGGATCAGACAGGTGAAGCTTTGATTGGTGCTTCAGTGAAAATCAAAGGAACTTCGGATGGGGTAGCTACAGATGAAAATGGTGGTTTTACATTAAGTGTACCTGACGATGCAATCCTGGTGGTATCTTACGTAGGTTTCAAAACACAGGAAGTTCCTGTGAACGGAAAGACTGCGTTGACTATCACGTTGCAACCTGCAGATAAGATGATCAACGAATTTGTAGTAACGGCACTGGGTATCAAGAGAGAAGAAAAAGCGCTTGGTTACTCAGTTTCTACTATTACTTCCGAACAAATTAACGCATCTGGTAACACCAACTTCGCTTCCGCCTTATATGGTAAGGCGGCGGGTGTGAAAATCACCACAGCGCCAGGTGGTGCTACCAGTGCCGTTAACGTTCAGATTCGTGGTGTAAACTCACTGAACTATAGTACTCAGCCGCTGTATGTGGTGGATGGTGTGCAGATCAGAAATAATAACGAATCCGGTGGTGTAGGTGGTAACTCTGGTGGTTATTGGGATGACCCACGTATCCGTGGTAATGGTATCCTGGATATTAACCCTACTGACATCGAAAATCTGACCGTATTGAAAGGCGCGAGTGCGACAGCCTTATATGGTTCTGATGCGTCAAGTGGTGTGGTTGTAATCACTACCAAGAAAGGCCAGAAAGGCAGAGGGCTTGGTGTTGATGTAAACTTCAATACTACAAGAGAAACAATTGCAAATGCGCCTCAGTACCAGAACACTTACGGTCCTGGTTATGACAGAGCGAGCAACGTTTCGTTGGGTGCGAATGAAGATGGTTGGGTACCTTATGGTACTAATGGAGTGGTCCGACCTTTCTTCAGGGCATATGGCCAGTTCGGTCCTAAAATGACTGGTGAGATGGTGCCATGGTGGGATGGTTCTATGCATCCCTATTCACCTCAGCCAAACAACTATAAACAAATGTTTCAGAAGGGATACAATTCAAATTTGAATGTATCCCTTTCGAATATGAACGAAAAAGCAAATTATCGTTTCAGTTATACACGCGGTGATTATAAAGGTATCCAGATCGGTACCAACCAGGGTAAAAATACCTTCAACCTGAACAGTACTATCAAGCTGCATAGTAAAGTAAGCTTAGATGTGGTAGGTGGTTATGTGAATACGACTGTGACAAACAGAGCCCGTCTGATGAACCGCCTCTTCAACTCCTTTGATGGTTTCTTCGGCCGTTCTGAAGATATGGCTGTTGTATTCGATAAGTACAAAACGTCCAAAGGTTACAAATGGGTGCCTTATAATAATACTCAATTAAACCCGGATGAAGCATTGGTGTTCAACATCCGTCCTGAATTGCTGAACTTCCTTTGGTACCAGTTGAGGAATAATGAAGTGGAAAATCAGGATCGTTTATTGTCCAGCATAACACTTAATATCGATCTGGCAAAGGGGTTGAAACTCCGTACCAGGGTTGGTAATGACTTTACCAGCATCAATACAGAAGCCAAAGAATATAACGAATATCCTATCTCTTTCAATACGACCAGCAGTACCGGTAAATATTCTGTTACCAAAAACCGTTATTCTATTGTATATACGGACTTCTTAGCCACCTATGCAAATGACCAGAATAAAGTATTTGGTTATAGCGTCAGCGGTGGTTTCCAGAGCCGTCAGGAGAGCTTTACAGATCAGTCTTCCAATACCAGTGGTGGTCTGGTAACTGCTAACTGGTTCTCTTTGAATAACTCTTACAATGCACAGACTACTTCCGAGGCACGTAGTAAGCTATTGAAATACGCTTACCTGGGTATCATGAACTTAAGTTATAAAAACTTTGTGTTCCTGGAAGGTACTGCCCGTCAGGAATATTCTTCTACGCTGCCTATTGCTAATAACCATTATTTCTACCCTTCTGCGAACTCTTCATTCATCTTCTCAGAGGCTTTTGAAATGCCCAAATGGTTAAACTATGGTAAGCTGCGTGCATCTTATGGTATGGTTGGTAATGCGCCTCCTCCATATGAATCAAATATCGTATATACTCAGAAACCGATTGCTACTACTACCGGTTCTGTGCCTGTACTGACTGCACAAAATGCATATGGTAATGCGAACCTGAAGTCTGAAAAGAAAACTGAAATGGAGTTTGGTCTCGAAACCAAAATGCTGCAAAGCAGAATTGGTATAGACATCTCTGTTTATAACAGTAAAGTTAAAGACCTGCTGATGCGTTTGTCTACACCGGTATCCAATGGTGCATTGACACGTATTACCAACGTCGGTGAATTGAATAGTAAAGGTCTTGAAATCGCTTTCAATGCAACCCCGCTGAAACGTCCAAAATTAAGCTGGAACACCCGCATTAACTTTGCATTCAACAACTCTAAGGTGGTGAGCCTGTCTGAAGGTGTAAACCAGATCGTATTTAAGGGTGGTGATGCCAACTCCGTGGAAATCGTAGCAGAAAAAGGGCAGACTATCGGTAACATCTATATGTATCCTTACGCAAAAGACGAGAAGGGTAATAAGCTTGTGAACTCTAGTGGTTTCTACTATGTAGACAAGTCAAAATATGAAAAAGCCGGTAATATTCTTCCTAAAGTAGTGGGTGGTTGGTCTAATACCTTCAGCTACAAAGCGCTGACACTTGATATCACCATCGACTACCGTTTTGGTGGTGAGATTTTGTCCATGCCACAGAAATATGGCACCAATGCTGGTATGTTCAAGTCTACCATGAAATATAGAGATGAAGCAAATGGTGGTCTTCCATACTATGTGAACGAACAGGGTGTAGCTACCAGACTGGCGAGCCACAATGCGGTTTCTCCATATGGTAAAGTATACCATGATGGTATAATACTGCCTGGTAAGAAGGAATCCGATGGTTCAGATAACGATATGATAGTAGAAGCAGCTAACTATTACCTGACTGTATTTGACGCTTCAGCAAATGGTTATAACGGTCCGGCAGTGATCAAGAACAATTATATTAAATTCAGAGAAGTGTCATTGAGTTACGCCTTGTCAAGAGGTACTGCTCAGAAATTACACATGCAGAATATTCGTTTGTCTTTGATCGGTAGAAACCTGTTTTACTTCTACAGAACGCTGAAGAACATTGACCCTGAGGCTCCTGTAGGTCAAAGCTGGTTAAACCAGGGTGTTGATGAAGGCTCTACCGGTGCTACACGTAGTATTGGTTTTAGTTTAAATGCAAGTTTCTAA